ATGTCGCCTACAAGTTTCTCCAGCGCAGGCGCTTCCTGCGGCAGCTTCGGATGGCCAAGATGTCCGTTGACGAGCTCAAGGCCAGGTTGGACGCGGAGGAACCACTGACGGTGATCGATGTCCGGCATGCGCGGGACGTGCAGGCCGATCCGGACATGATTCCGGGAGCGATCCATATGGCGCTGGAGGATATCGACGGGCGGTACCATGAAATCCCGAAGGACCGGGAGATCATTCTCTATTGTGCCTGTCCGAACGAGGTCAGCAGCGCCCGGACGGCGCTGAAGCTCAAGCGGAACGGCATCCATCAGGTTCGGCCGTTGGAGGGGGGCATCGACGCCTGGCGGCAGCGAAAGTACCCGCTCGTGCGACATCCCGGCTCAAGCCACGGCCGGCGCGAAAGCCGGGCGGCGATCGGGGCCGGTTCGTGAACGGCTGCATAGGAGGGAGCGCGATTCGACGATGGAGGTGACAGCCTATCTGGACCGCATCGGCTATCATGGGCCGCACGAGGCGACAGCCGAGACTCTGCGCATGCTGCATGCGGCCCATGCCTTCGCCGTGCCATTCGAGAATCTCGACATTCATCTGGGAAGGACTATCTCCCTCGATCCTGCGTCGCTGTTCGACAAGATCGTGCGACGGCGACGGGGAGGCTATTGTTTCGAATTGAACGGGCTCTTTGCCCTGTTGCTGGAGCGCCTGGGGTTTTCCGTACGCCATCTGATGGCGCGGGTGTTATGGGGCCAGACGGAGGTCGGCCCGCTCAGCCATCGGGTGCTGCTCGTCGAGACCGGAGGCGAACGGTGGATCGCCGACGTTGGATTCGGCGGCAACGGCTTGATCGCGGCCATTCCACTGGCCGCCGGCCATGAGGAGCGGCAATATGCGGATCGGTTTCGAGTGACGACCGTGGAGCAGGGTGAGGATCGGAGCGAATCTCGGCGGGGATATCGGCAAGAATATCGGCTCGACTGTCTGGTCAAGGACGTCTGGGAGCCGATGTACTCGTTCACGGCCGAGTCCTATTTGCCGGTGGACTATACCTATGCCAATTACTTTCACTCCCACTCGCCGGAGTCGCTGTTTACCCAAAAACGGCTATGTACGAAGCCGACGCCGAACGGGCGGATCATTCTGCAGAACCGGGCCCTCAAAATCCGGCATGATGGCCAATCGCAGACCGAGGCGCTCAAGACGCCGGAAGCCTACCGGGCGATGCTGGCGGACCATTTCGGCATTGCGCTCTCCGATCACGAGCTGAGCGCCTGCTTCGGCGAGCGCGTAGAGACGAACGGATAATTCGATGGCGGATGCGCGGAAACGATTGAGCACGAACGTCGAGGGGAATTTCTTCGTCGATGCGACCTGTATCAACTGCGACACCTGCCGGCAGTTGGCGCCGGACAGTTTCGAGGAGGTCGGCGAGTTTTCCGCGGTGAGGCGGCAGCCGGAGGGAGCGATTCAGCTTTACAAGGCCTACCAGGCGCTGCTCGCCTGCCCGACCGGGTCGATTGGCACGCAACACAGCGACAAGGTTCTCTGGCAGGACGCCAAAGCCGGCTTTCCCCTGCCCCTCGAAGGCGGCGTGTACTATTGCGGGTTCAATTCGGAGAAATCGTTCGGCGCGAACAGTTACTTCGTCACGCATCCGGATGGGAACTGGCTGGTTGATTCGCCACGGTACATCAGACATCTGGTCGAGGTATTTCAGCGAATGGGCGGCCTTCGTTATATATTTCTTACCCATGAGGATGATGTGGCCGATGCGGCCAAGTATGCGGCGCACTTCCGGTCGATCCGAATCATCCACCGCGCCGACGCGGACGCGATGCCCGATGCGGAATGGATCGTGGACATAGAGAATCGGCAGGCGATAGGGTCTGACTTTGAGATTATCCACGTGCCGGGCCACACGCCCGGAAGCCAGGCCTTGCTGTATAAGAGCCGATTCCTCTTCACCGGCGATCACCTTTGGTGGGACCCTGCGGAGCGGAGACTGGCTGCGCCGCGGCAGTTGGTCTGGAATCAGGACCACTTGCTGGCCTCCATTGCCAAGCTTGCCGATGTGCGCTTTGAGTGGGTCTTGGCCGGTCACGGCCATCGTGTTCACCTCCCCGCCGAGGAAATGCAGCGCCGCCTTCGCGACCTGATCGAGCGGCGCCACACGACGATGGTTTCCTAGCCCACCAGTCTCATGCTCACCTCCCTCGCTCGCTGGATCGACCGCAACATCCTGGAACTGGGGCGCGAGATGCGCCTCTCCTACCTGCCGCCGCTCATGGTCTATATGGCCTACGGCATTTCCGGATTGACCGGCATCGTCGGCACCTTTTTCGTGAAGGAGTATCTCGGCCTCTCCGCGGCATTTCTCGCCGCGCTGGGCTTTTGGGCCGGCATCCCCTGGGCGTTGAAAATGCCGATGGGCCATCTTGTGGATCTGCTCTGGCGGTGGAAGAGCTGGTTGATTTGCGTGGGGGCGGGACTGCTCGCAGCCAGCCTCTCGATCATGGCGGCTCTGATCGGCCATCGGGACGAGATGACCGCCATCATGTCCGCCGAAGCCTGGTACATCCTGAGCGTGCTCCTGGCGCCGATCGGGTACGTGATTCAGGATACCGTCGCCGATGCCATGACGGTCGAAGCGGTCCCTCGGGTGGACGAGCGGGGCCGTCCGTTCGACGACCGGACCCGCAAGCTCATGCACACGACGATGCAGACGCTGGGGCGCGTGGCGATCATCGGCGGCGGCGTGCTTGTGGCGCTCATCAACCTCTATCTCTTTCGCGGCGTCGAAGGGCGTCCACAGAGCGAGATCGTGGGCATTTATCAACAGGTCTACCTGATGGCGCTGGTCATCCCGGCGGTGTCCGTGATGGGAATCGCCGTCGCCGCCCTGATCAAGCGGCGCGATCGGCGCCGCCTGCGGGCTCAAGGCTACAGCGTGGAACAGATCCGGGCGATGACGAGCGTGCATGGGGAGGAAGGCGGAGCCGCGAAACCCAATTGGTGGATTCTCGGCGGCAGCCTCCTGTTCGCCCTGTTTACGCTGACCGTGGGGCTCGGCCGGTTTCCCTACAGCGAAGAAATCGTGTTCGCGGGGTCGCTCGGCATCGTAGGCTTTCTCCTGGTCCGGTTAACGAACGAGCTGGAGCCCTCTGCGCGCGCGACGCTCGTTGGGACCGCCACGGTGATCTTCATGTTCCGGGCCGTTCCCGGTCCGGGGCCTGGCCAGACCTGGTGGATGATCGACGAGCTGAAGTTCGACCAGGAATTTCTGTCGGTCCTCTCGCTGATCGGCAGCAGCCTGACCCTCGCCGGCATGTTTATCTTTCGGCGGTTCATGGCGGAACGCTCGATTGTTTACGTGGTCGGCTTCTTGACGCTGATGGGAGTCGTGCTCTCGGTGCCGATCGTCAGCATGTACTACGGCCTCCACGAATGGACCGCGCGCATGACCGGCGGCGTGGTGGACGCGCGATTCATCGCGCTGGTGGACACGGCGCTGGAATCCCCGCTGGGCCAGATCTCGATGATTCCGATGCTGGCCTGGATCGCCAACTCAGCCCCGGCGAATCTGAAAGCCACGTTCTTCGCGGTCATGGCCTCCTTCACGAATCTGGCGCTGTCGTTGAGCCAGCTCGGCACGAAGTACCTCAATCAGATCTTCATCGTCACCCGCGAGATGCGCGATCCCGCCACGGGGATGGTGCAGACGCCGGCGGATTACAGCGACCTCGGCATGCTGCTGATCACCCAACTCGTCATCAGCCTGGCCCTCCCCTTCGCGGCGATTCTGTTCGCCAAGATGACCCGCTTCCAGAGCGCCTGAAATGCCGCGGCCCATGCAGATCCGCTGCTGCGACAGCGACATCGCAAGGGGCTAAAGGCCGGATCAACGAGCCCGCAGTGTTCAAGCGGTCAGTCCTACCTATCGGTTCACTGTTCGTTGACAGCGTGAATCTGTGACCCTATAGTTGGACTTGCGTTTGGCTATCTCTTGTGGTCCCCCGAAAGGGAAGCTCAAGTGGCCGTTGTCAAGGTGAAATCGCATTACCGCGTCACGCTTCCTGCTCAGCTACTCGCGAAAGCCGGCGTAGCTGTAGGCGATCTACTTGACGCAAAAGTCGAAGGAAAGAAAATTATGTTGGTTCCGAAGCGTGCCATTGACCGCGAATTGACGTTGGCGCTTGACGAGGTCAAGCGCGGACGCGTCAAAGGTCCTTTCTCCACCGCTCAGGCAACGATCCGTGCCCTGCGCCGTCGGACCGCATGACGGCGTCCTTCACGCTTCGTTTTCGCAAACAGTATCAGAAGCTTTCTAAGCACCGGCAAGCGAAGTTCGACAAGCAGTTAGCCTTCCTCCTCTCCAATCTTCGACATCCCTCGCTACGGGCCAAGAAGTACGATGAGGCACAGGATATATGGCAAGCGCGGGTGGATGACGACTACCGGTTTTACTTCAAGATCCAAGGCGACTTGTACATTCTGCTCTCCATCATTCCTCATCCCAAATAGTCGGTAGTTGCTTAAAGATGGGATGGTTGTGACGATTTCTGATCGTCTTGGCCAAGGCGTCTCGATCTATTAGACGAGCGCCGACGGACAGGGTATGATCGCACCTCACTGTTCACCTTTTATGGAGGAACTTATGGAGAATGGAAGATCTAGCCGGCAGTTCTCTCGCCGTGCAGTCTGTGGGTTCGCCGGCGTTCTGGCGCTATCATTCGGATTCATGGCAAGTGTGGCGATGGCCGAGGACTTGCCTCGCGAGGCCGTGCTCCCCTTGGCGATGGCGAACAAAGCGGTCGCGGCGGCGTTGGACAAATGCACCAAGGACGGCTATCGCGTCAGCGTGGCGGTGGCGGACCGGGCGGGCGTGTTGCGGGCGTTCTCGCGCGGAGACGGAGCCGGGTCCCACACGGTCGAGAGCAGCAGCAAGAAGGCCTACACGGCGGCCAGCCTGCGCGGCTCGACCGGAGATCTGGCGGAGATGCTGGGCCGCATGCCGGCTGTCCAGGGCCTCCGGGACATGAACGACAAGATCCTCATCCTGGGCGGAGGGTTGCCGATCGAGATCGGCGGCGAGGTTGTGGGGGGCATCGGAGTCGGCGGCGCGCCGGGCGGCCATCTGGATGCGGCTTGCGCGCAAGCCGGCTTGGACAGCATCGGTGCGGCGCACAAGCTTCCCGCACAGAAATAAGCGCACACATGACCAGTCGGCCGGCTCAACTTCCTCGGTAGGTACTCCAGGAGCCTGTCCGACATTGACCTTTCTACTACGGCGAACGATCTGCGGCCATTTGCATCGTTCTCGGCCCGAAAACATCCTCAATGTATTCCAGTGAATACACCTCCGGTGTTTTCGGTCCTGCGGCCTTGCATCTGACCGCACCTCCTTCGCCTCGTAACGAACGGCAACGTCAGACAGGCTCCTAGCCGAACGGACTCAACAGCAGCGGGATATGGTAGTGCTGGGCCGGATTGCGGACAGTGAACACAACAGAGATGTCCGGGTAGAAGGGTTCAACCCGCTGGATTTGAAAGTAGGTCGCGGTGTCGAACGTGAGCCGGTAGGTACCCGCTTGCAGCCGCTGATGTGAGGGCATCACGTCGGCGCTGCGGCCGTCGGCATCCGTCCGGCTGCGGCTCAGCAGTTTCCAACTTCCAGCCAGCCCTTGTACTTCCAGAATCACCGGTATTCCCTGAGCCGGCCGGCCCTTCACAAGATCAAGCACGTGAAGCGTGAGGGCGCCCATCAGGATTCGCAGGCACTGGAACGCTGATTCCGCGCGGAAGCGATGACGGGACGACGGCTCATGTCAGAAGCGTCTTGACGGGAACGGCCGCATCCTGGAGCTGCGACTCCTTGCCGCTCAGGTCCGTGCCGCCTCGAATCAGCCGCTGTAGCGGCTGGAAATCTTTGGCCGCGGCATTGACGGCGAAGTAGGCGCGCAGGCGGTGTTCCTTCAGATATAAGAGCGTGAACGGCGGCTTGTCGAGGCTCCCGCGGATCAGCACCTGGTCGTGCTCGGTTTCGTCTCCCGCGAACTCCAGATGGAGATCGAAGATGTCGGACCAGACGTAGGTCAGGAGGTCGTAGCGGTTCCGGGCGCCGGCCATGTTCTGGGCGGCAAGTTGGCCGCAATATTCCGCATGGCCCCAGTGTTCGACGCGCCGCCGCTTGCCGAAGAGCGGGTCCGGATAATTGGCCACGTCGCCCCCGGCGTAAATATCCGGGTGCGAGGTCTCAAGATACTCGTTTACGACGACGCCGTTCTCGACTTGCAGCTCTGCCTGCTGGACCAATTCCACATTCGGCACGATGCCCACGCCGATGCAGACGAAATTACAGGCCAGCGAGGTTCCGGATTTGAGGTCCACCGCGAACGCCTGATTGTGGCGGTGGATCTGGGAGACCGACTCGTTGGTCCGGAACGTCACCCCGCGGTCCGTGCAATAGCGCTCGACGAAACGGGCCAGGGTGGCATCGGCAAAGCGGGCCCAGATGCGCGGCTGGGATTCAATCACCGTGACCTGTACGCCCCGTTGCGTGAGCGAGGCGGCGAGTTCCAATCCGATGAAGCCGGCTCCGACCACCACGGCCTTCGCCCCGGCCTTGGCCTCCGCGGCGATGGCCGCCGAATCGTCGATCGTGCGGAGATAGTGTACGCCCGGGAGATCGGCGCCGGGAATTTTGAGCCGAACCGGTCGGCCACCGGTCGCGAGCAAGGCCTTCTCGAACCGGATCTGGCGCCCGTCACTCAATGAGACGGTCTTGTCAGGCTGATTCAGCCGTTCGACGGACACGCCCAGGATTAGATCAATGTTCTGCTCGCGGAAATAGGGCTCTGGATCGTACAGCAGCTTGTCGGCTGGCGTTTCGCCTCGGAGAAAGTCTTTGGAGAGCGGCGGCCGGTCGTACGGCGGATGCCGTTCCTCGCTCACCAGCGTGATCGAGGCGCCGGGATCAAGCTGCCGCAACTGTTTGGCGGCTTGGCTGGAGACCAACCCGCCGCCAATGAGGAGATAGCGCGTTGCATGCATGGATCTTCTCCGTGATCGAAAGTGGGCTCGAAAGAACCTCAGCATACCCTACTCCGAAAGGATTATCCTAGGGGCTATGAGTGACCTCGTGATGGCGATCGATTCCGGGCCGCGGCGGCGCGACGGAACCGTTGGGTCCGACAGACAATGGATGATTGGACACCAGACCCGTCCACACATCTTGCAAGCACTCTCCGGAGGGGACGACCAATGGATCAGGACAACACATCACGCGGGGATGATTCGATCATGAAACTGGATCGAAGGCAGGTCTTGAAAGGCATGGGGCTGCTCGGGTCCGCCCTCGCGGCAGGAAACGTTACCGAGATGACCCGAGTGTTCGCCGGAATGGAGAAGGGCGAAGGCGGCAAGGCGACCGGCGGCCTGCCGCATCGGCCGTTGGGGCGCACCGGGGTGCAGGTGCCGATCCTCGTGCTGGGCGGCGGGCACCTCATCAAGCAGAGCGACGAGGAAGGGACGAAGATCGTGCATGAGGCGATCGAGGCCGGCCTGACCTTTTTCGACAATGCCTGGGACTATTACAACAACCGCAGCGAAGAGGTGATGGGAAAGGCTTTGCAGGGCAAACGCCAGCGCGTCTTTCTCATGACCAAGATGTGCACGCACGGCCGGGGAAAGGACATCGGCCTGTTGCACCTTGAGCAATCCTTGCGCCGGCTCAGAACCGATTATCTGGATCTCTGGCAGATTCACGAAGTTGGGTGCCAGGACGATCCCGATCTGATCTTTCGTCCCGGCGGAGCGGCGGAAGCCTTGCTCCAGGCGAAACAGCAGGGCAAGGTCCGGTTCATCGGCTTCACAGGGCACAAGGATCCGGCCGTGCATCTGAACATCCTCAAGCATGATTTTCCATTCGACACCTGCCAACTCCCGCTCAATGTGTTCGACGCTTCCTATCAGAGCTTTGAACGACTGGTCCTTCCGGAGCTGACCCGCCGCGGCATTGCGCCCTTGGGGATGAAGTCGCTTTGCGGAAAGGGCGAGCCGATCAAGCAGGGTGTCGTGACGGTGGAGGAAGCGATCCGCTATGTGCTCTCGCTGCCGATCGTGTCGCTGGTCAGCGGAATCGATTCCCGGGAGGTGTTGCGCCAGAACCTGGCCATTGCCCGGCGTTTCGTCCCGATGACCGAGCAGGAGATGGAGGCACTCCGGAGACGGGTGGCGGGCGCCGCCGCAGACGGGCGATTTGAGAACTATAAGACGGACCGGCTCTGGTCCTGCGATCGGCCGGAAGTGGAGCAGCGATTCGGCCCGCTGGAGCGGATGTAGCCCGATGGACAGCGGAGAGAAGCGCCTTGGCTACGGAACGGGGCCAAAAGGTGTCGGGCTGGTATCTCCTTGACCCGTGCAGTATCATGAGTATCTAAAAGGAAACGTTCTTTGTGAAATGTGAAGCGTAGAGCGTCATGGATTGAAAGCCAGAATGAGGGCCAACGCCTGGGAAGCACGCTTCACGAATGACGTGTGACGGTTGACGTTTAACAAAGGAGGGGGCGACCGGTTTCGACGGGGACACTGACGCCACTGACGCATGCCGAGCTCCTGGAGACTCGTTAAACCTCGAGGAACATACACAACTGCCAACCAAGAACTGGCACTCGCAGCTTAAGCTGTGACGTTCTCTCATCTCTTGCCTGCGGGGGTGAGGGGGCGCGATGTGGCAGGCTGGCCCGACTCCGGTGCTCAGCGGGGAAGGGCGAGACCTTTCTGAGCTAGCGGCCGTTCTTAGCCCGTCGGCGGACATGAACGGTGGCGAATCCAAATCGCCGACTACGCATGGAGGGTCGGTGCGCTGACGGTCTTCGGACGCGAGTTCAACTCTCGCCGCCTCCACCATCCCTCGCTTGACGTGTACCGCGGGCACTTCAGGCGAAGCCTTCTTCATTGACGCCCGCGGATAAACACCTCCAGCGATTCTTCCTTCGGTTCGTGTGATCCGGCGGCTCATCGGGCGAAGCTCCTCTATGCCAAGCTTGGCTTGAACCGCCGGCTCTTTTTCGATTTATCGAGATTGACGCCGGCGGAGAAGCGCCTTATACGTGTTTCCTTCCTTTGCTTTCATAGACCGCTGGAGAAACACCGCAATGGCTGTCCTGCCGGTTCCCTTATACTCAACCTTCGAAAGAGGCCCGCGACAGCGTCCGCGAAGGAGGGCCTAATTCGCGCTTCCGCTGGCCAGCCATAGGTCGCCGCTCCACATGGATCCGACGGAACTTCAAGAGGAACAGTACCGGATAGATCGGGTCCGACGGGTCGCGGATGTGACCCTCTATCTGTTGGACAGGACACCCCTGAGCCGTTCCGACTCGCTGGATGTCATCGAACATGCGCGGAGGGAGATCCTGCGTCTCTGTCCGGGCAAAGAAGAGGTCTTCGACCTGGTGCTGCGGCCCCGATTCCTTCGCGCCGTGAACGAGCGCGCGTTACGCGAGTGGGGCCTGAAGGACTCCGTCAACTGACAGCCGCCATCGCTTCAGCCCACATTATTCATGACGGTTCGTGACGAAACCGCGTGTTGACGGTTGCAGTAGAAGCGGTCATGAATAATGTGGGTTAGCCCCGAAGGCGCCGGAGCGAGGCGTTGACGGCGTCCAGATCGAACGTCTCCGGATCAAAGCTGCCGCCGACCCAGGTCAACATCGCCTCGTGCTCGGTGTGGGCGGGATTCATGATCGCTTCGAGAAAGTCCTGATATCCCCACAGGCCGCCGCAATCCTCGGGCGGGCATGCCCGCTCGCCTGCCAGACAAACAGGGTAGGAGGCTCCGGGCTCCGGCTGAAACGTCTTTTCGACGACGATGTCGTGCTCCCAGCTATCCCCGAAGTCATATTCATATTCGAACTTCTGCATTGCGCGCGCCACCTTGTTCAGACGAGCGCGCCGGTCGCTCTGGAAGTTCAGGAACCCATCCGGGTCCGGCTCGGCGTAGTCCACTCCTCCGATACTGAACTTGTGCAGGTGTGAATTGGTCCATCCCATCACGACCTGTAACACGCGGTGCAGCTTCGCCAAGGTGATATCGCCGGGCACCTGCACGCGGCGCCAAATCGGAGGCTTGATCTCCCGCAAGGAGACCTTGAGCTGGTACACGGACGCGCCGATCTTATCCTTTTTATCCTTGCCCTGTTTCATGCCAGCCTCGTTGCGAGGAACCGCCGTGTGGAGTGACTTCCGGCCTCTTTTCCTAGTCGCAGAGATGTCATCTACATAATAGGGTTCCCGGTAGGTTTCTCTCGTTATTCGGTGAACTCACACTTCGTCGGCCGACACGGCGACGGCAAACGGGATGCCAAGCGTCTCGAAGTGGCGCTGGCCGCACCGCACCTTATCCGTCTCGACCGTGCGAAGCTTGAGAAAATCACGCGTGCCCTTCGTCTCGCGGACGAGGTACAGCGTGTGGCCATCGCGTTTGACGATGGCCCAGTCCGGGTTGTACTCCCCCACGGGGGTATCGACCTTGAACCAGGAGGGGAGCTTCACGAAGAGCTTGATGTCCTCGCGCTGGTCGAGTTTCCGGGCGAACTCGCGCTCTACCTCCGAGTCGTAGACCACGTACTCGTAGACAGATTTATTCACCTGGAGTGCGTTCAGGTAGTTGATGAGTTCCTCGTTCTGAAAGAGCAGCATCTCCCATTCGGCGTCGGCACCGGTACCGGGCAGCCGCTCGTACTTGATGCCGTCCACGAGCAAGCGATGTAGTTCATGCTTGAGGATCGCCGCCACCTGATCGAGGAAGCGCTGCGGGTCTTGGAACACGTCCGCAAGCCGGCCGGAGTCCCTGAGGATGCGCACGAGCGTTGAGCGGGTCAGTTCAGTCTCGTTCTGGAGGTAGGCGAGGATGTCCGGCAGAGGGCGCACACCGTACACAGGCCGCTCCTCGGCGACGCTCACGGCGGTCGTGACCACCCCACCCTTCACGACCTGGACTTGCCCTGCGGCGACGTGGATCTTCGGCGCTTCGATCTTCTCCATGCGTTTGATAGCTTCCACCGCGCGCGCCACGAGCGCATCGGTCTCGAACTCCACGCGGTAGGTGGTCTTCGGCTTGATCCGATCCCAGAGTGCCTGGAACTCCGGGCTGAGGGTGATCTCCTTCTTGAGCCGGTTCGTTCCTTCGTCCCGGTCCCGGCGGATGTGCCGCTCGATCTGGTATGCGGCGAGCAGGTCAACCACGGCCGGCGCCAGGTCGCGGTGCGCCTCGGGCAGATTAAGCTTAAAGTCCTTCCGTTTGGGGTCAAACGCGGACTGAATACGCCCGTCAGCATCAAGCATCTTCTGCTGGACCAACGATGCGCGGACCGCCTCCGCCGCATCCCGGCCGATCGGTTGCTCCACGCCATCCACGATCCGGGTCAGCTTCACGAACGCCGTGAATGGCACCTTGCCGAAGGTCACGCCGCAGTCTTCCTCGTACTCGGTCTGCAACGCGCGGGCGAAGTCCTCGTAGCTTTCGTTCGCCATGACATAGAGCTTGTTCACCGATTCATCAAAGACACGCACGCCGGTCTGGTCCACCGGAAGACGCAGGCCGCGGCCGATCTCCTGCCGCTTCTTCACCACGCTCCGGGTCTCGTTGAGCGTGCAGATTTGGAAGACGTTGGGGTTGTCCCAGCCCTCGCGCAGCGCGGAGTGGCTGAAGATGAACCGGAGTGGCTCGTCCAGTGAGAGCAAGCGCTCCTTGTCTTTCATAATGAGGTTGTAGACCTCGTCGTCGGCCTGAGTATCGCCTCGCGTATCCTTGAGCACTCCCTTCCTGTCCTGGGCAAAATAGCCGTTGTGCAGGCGGTCAACCGGTTCCTTCAGCCACTCCAAACTCTGGTAGCGCTCATCCTTCGCGAACTCCGACAGCGCCGCCTCGAACGCCTCGGCAAACTTTCCCTTCGTCGGCTTCCCGTCGCCGCCGTAGTCACGGTAGTTGGCGACGCGGTCGATGAAGAAGAGCGACAGGACCTTGAGGCCCCGCGCGCGTACGAGAAGCTCCTTCTCCAGGTGCTTCTTGACGGTGTGCTTGATTTGGACCCGCCAGACGTCCTCGCGCAGGCCGCCGATCTGCTCGCCAAGCCGCAACGTGCGGCCGTTTGAGAAGCGCAGGTACTCGTTGCCAGGTTCAGCGTTGATCTCAGCCACCTCAAAGCTGTCACGATAGGTCGCACGCTCATTGGAGACCGTGAAGAGATCGGCCCCCTGCTTGACCGTGACTGCCTTCTCCTTGGGGCCATCCGAAGTCTGGGCGTGGATGCGGAGCTTCGCCTTGATCCCCTTCTTGTAGTCAATCTGCTCGACCCGCACGAAGGCCTCGTTAGTCGCACCATCGGCTCTGGCACTCGCGACCACGATCTGCTTGACCAGCTTCAGCTCGAACGCTCGCACCGGATCGAGGCGGTAGACCAGGTTGTAGGGGTTCCGGTGCGTAGCTGAGTAGCGTAGCGTGCAGAGCGGGTTGAGCGTCTTGATCGCTTCCTGCGCCTTCTCGGTCGCATCCACGCTTTGGGGCTCGTCAATGATAACGATGGGCCGAGCCGCCTGCACAAACTCGATCGGCTGGCGCCCCGAGAGCTTGTCGCTTTCCTTGTAGATGACGTTGCTCTTTTGCTCTTCTTCCGTGCCGGTGAAATTCTTGCGGAAGGCGTCGATATTGATGACCAGAATCTGCAGGGTGTTGCTGGTCGCGAACTGCCGCAACCGGTTCACCTTCTTCGCGTCGTAGACGAAGTGCTCAAAGGGCAGATTGTTGTAGAGCGCGCGGAAGTGCTCGGCGGTGATCGCAATGTTCTTCAGGACGCCCTCGCGGATGGCCACGCTCGGCACCACGATGATGAACTTCTGAAAACCGTAGCGCCGCGACAACTCGAAGACAGTCCGG
The DNA window shown above is from Nitrospira tepida and carries:
- a CDS encoding arylamine N-acetyltransferase family protein, which translates into the protein MEVTAYLDRIGYHGPHEATAETLRMLHAAHAFAVPFENLDIHLGRTISLDPASLFDKIVRRRRGGYCFELNGLFALLLERLGFSVRHLMARVLWGQTEVGPLSHRVLLVETGGERWIADVGFGGNGLIAAIPLAAGHEERQYADRFRVTTVEQGEDRSESRRGYRQEYRLDCLVKDVWEPMYSFTAESYLPVDYTYANYFHSHSPESLFTQKRLCTKPTPNGRIILQNRALKIRHDGQSQTEALKTPEAYRAMLADHFGIALSDHELSACFGERVETNG
- a CDS encoding MBL fold metallo-hydrolase yields the protein MADARKRLSTNVEGNFFVDATCINCDTCRQLAPDSFEEVGEFSAVRRQPEGAIQLYKAYQALLACPTGSIGTQHSDKVLWQDAKAGFPLPLEGGVYYCGFNSEKSFGANSYFVTHPDGNWLVDSPRYIRHLVEVFQRMGGLRYIFLTHEDDVADAAKYAAHFRSIRIIHRADADAMPDAEWIVDIENRQAIGSDFEIIHVPGHTPGSQALLYKSRFLFTGDHLWWDPAERRLAAPRQLVWNQDHLLASIAKLADVRFEWVLAGHGHRVHLPAEEMQRRLRDLIERRHTTMVS
- a CDS encoding AbrB/MazE/SpoVT family DNA-binding domain-containing protein, which translates into the protein MAVVKVKSHYRVTLPAQLLAKAGVAVGDLLDAKVEGKKIMLVPKRAIDRELTLALDEVKRGRVKGPFSTAQATIRALRRRTA
- a CDS encoding type II toxin-antitoxin system RelE family toxin, producing MTASFTLRFRKQYQKLSKHRQAKFDKQLAFLLSNLRHPSLRAKKYDEAQDIWQARVDDDYRFYFKIQGDLYILLSIIPHPK
- a CDS encoding GlcG/HbpS family heme-binding protein yields the protein MASVAMAEDLPREAVLPLAMANKAVAAALDKCTKDGYRVSVAVADRAGVLRAFSRGDGAGSHTVESSSKKAYTAASLRGSTGDLAEMLGRMPAVQGLRDMNDKILILGGGLPIEIGGEVVGGIGVGGAPGGHLDAACAQAGLDSIGAAHKLPAQK
- the uraH gene encoding hydroxyisourate hydrolase → MGALTLHVLDLVKGRPAQGIPVILEVQGLAGSWKLLSRSRTDADGRSADVMPSHQRLQAGTYRLTFDTATYFQIQRVEPFYPDISVVFTVRNPAQHYHIPLLLSPFG
- a CDS encoding NAD(P)/FAD-dependent oxidoreductase; its protein translation is MHATRYLLIGGGLVSSQAAKQLRQLDPGASITLVSEERHPPYDRPPLSKDFLRGETPADKLLYDPEPYFREQNIDLILGVSVERLNQPDKTVSLSDGRQIRFEKALLATGGRPVRLKIPGADLPGVHYLRTIDDSAAIAAEAKAGAKAVVVGAGFIGLELAASLTQRGVQVTVIESQPRIWARFADATLARFVERYCTDRGVTFRTNESVSQIHRHNQAFAVDLKSGTSLACNFVCIGVGIVPNVELVQQAELQVENGVVVNEYLETSHPDIYAGGDVANYPDPLFGKRRRVEHWGHAEYCGQLAAQNMAGARNRYDLLTYVWSDIFDLHLEFAGDETEHDQVLIRGSLDKPPFTLLYLKEHRLRAYFAVNAAAKDFQPLQRLIRGGTDLSGKESQLQDAAVPVKTLLT
- a CDS encoding aldo/keto reductase; translated protein: MKLDRRQVLKGMGLLGSALAAGNVTEMTRVFAGMEKGEGGKATGGLPHRPLGRTGVQVPILVLGGGHLIKQSDEEGTKIVHEAIEAGLTFFDNAWDYYNNRSEEVMGKALQGKRQRVFLMTKMCTHGRGKDIGLLHLEQSLRRLRTDYLDLWQIHEVGCQDDPDLIFRPGGAAEALLQAKQQGKVRFIGFTGHKDPAVHLNILKHDFPFDTCQLPLNVFDASYQSFERLVLPELTRRGIAPLGMKSLCGKGEPIKQGVVTVEEAIRYVLSLPIVSLVSGIDSREVLRQNLAIARRFVPMTEQEMEALRRRVAGAAADGRFENYKTDRLWSCDRPEVEQRFGPLERM
- a CDS encoding plasmid pRiA4b ORF-3 family protein, which produces MKQGKDKKDKIGASVYQLKVSLREIKPPIWRRVQVPGDITLAKLHRVLQVVMGWTNSHLHKFSIGGVDYAEPDPDGFLNFQSDRRARLNKVARAMQKFEYEYDFGDSWEHDIVVEKTFQPEPGASYPVCLAGERACPPEDCGGLWGYQDFLEAIMNPAHTEHEAMLTWVGGSFDPETFDLDAVNASLRRLRG